One part of the Pseudemcibacter aquimaris genome encodes these proteins:
- a CDS encoding flagellin, which yields MGFSVNTNAGALVALQNLNKTNMQLNAVQSKINTGLKVSGAKDDASIFAIAQKQRAELGGLSAVTSSLDRATGALDVAIAGAEAASDLLIQMKEKAVAAKDSGNDTASRTLLDNDYQQLLSQIDTIVNNAEFNGRNSLDGTDDIVAIVNADASSDITVTAQDLNATALGINGSDITTAGNASDAVADIDTAIKNSVHVCE from the coding sequence ATGGGTTTTTCTGTTAATACAAATGCTGGTGCACTCGTTGCCCTGCAAAATCTTAACAAAACCAATATGCAGCTTAACGCTGTACAAAGCAAAATCAACACTGGTCTTAAAGTGTCTGGTGCCAAAGATGATGCGTCTATTTTTGCGATCGCGCAAAAGCAACGTGCTGAACTTGGCGGCCTTTCTGCTGTAACGTCCAGTCTTGATCGTGCAACTGGTGCGCTTGATGTTGCCATCGCTGGTGCTGAAGCGGCTTCTGACCTTCTTATTCAAATGAAAGAGAAGGCTGTAGCAGCTAAAGATTCTGGTAATGATACAGCGTCAAGAACACTATTGGATAATGATTATCAACAATTGCTATCTCAAATTGATACCATTGTGAATAACGCTGAATTTAACGGTCGTAATTCACTTGATGGTACTGATGATATTGTTGCGATCGTGAATGCGGATGCTTCCAGTGACATTACTGTTACTGCACAGGATCTAAACGCGACGGCACTTGGAATTAACGGCAGTGATATTACAACTGCTGGAAATGCTAGTGATGCTGTGGCTGATATTGATACAGCGATTAAGAACAGCGTTCACGTTTGCGAGTGA
- a CDS encoding flagellin: MGFSVNTNASALSALQNLNATTKSLDGTQTRINTGLRISSAKDNAAVYSIAQQLRADLRGYNAVKQSLDRSISTIDIALAASSSISDLLIEMKEKAVAAADAGLDTDSRTALAQDFEALRDQITTITTNAEFNGTNLIDGGTDIIVAITSPDAQQKITIAHEDLTLGGGNVDITATQTIATLTDAVAAVTDVENSLANVNAVLNRCINISHSITSISSSCNITAVNSKCRRV, encoded by the coding sequence ATGGGCTTTTCAGTTAATACAAACGCTAGTGCTTTAAGTGCACTACAAAATCTAAACGCAACAACAAAAAGTTTAGATGGAACACAAACAAGAATTAATACAGGTCTTCGCATTTCATCAGCGAAAGACAATGCTGCCGTTTACTCGATCGCTCAGCAACTACGTGCTGATCTTAGAGGTTATAATGCGGTAAAACAAAGTCTTGATCGTTCCATCAGTACAATTGATATCGCACTTGCTGCATCAAGTTCTATTTCGGATCTCTTGATCGAAATGAAAGAGAAAGCTGTTGCTGCGGCGGATGCTGGTCTAGATACGGACAGCCGTACGGCACTTGCGCAAGACTTTGAGGCACTTCGCGATCAAATCACAACCATCACAACAAATGCTGAATTTAACGGCACAAACCTTATTGATGGTGGTACTGATATCATCGTGGCAATTACAAGCCCTGATGCACAGCAAAAGATCACAATCGCACACGAAGATCTAACTCTTGGCGGTGGTAATGTTGATATTACTGCAACACAAACTATTGCCACTCTTACGGATGCCGTAGCAGCTGTAACTGATGTTGAAAACTCACTCGCAAACGTGAACGCTGTTCTTAATCGCTGTATCAATATCAGCCACAGCATCACTAGCATTTCCAGCAGTTGTAATATCACTGCCGTTAATTCCAAGTGCCGTCGCGTTTAG
- a CDS encoding rod-binding protein, with translation MDMNFAQLQLGNINPNSKIKNQALAEPKTEREFAAKKAADEFEAVFISQMLKGMSIGIKTDGPFGGGQSEEIYRDLMNEELGKTMTSKGGIGLSDAIYREILKSQEVGG, from the coding sequence ATGGATATGAATTTTGCACAACTTCAACTTGGGAACATTAACCCAAACAGCAAGATTAAAAATCAAGCGCTCGCTGAACCCAAGACAGAACGAGAATTTGCAGCCAAAAAAGCGGCTGATGAATTTGAAGCAGTTTTTATTTCCCAAATGTTAAAAGGAATGTCGATCGGCATTAAAACAGACGGTCCATTTGGTGGCGGCCAATCAGAAGAAATATACCGTGACTTAATGAATGAAGAACTTGGTAAAACCATGACATCCAAGGGCGGTATCGGCCTTTCTGATGCCATTTACAGAGAAATCCTTAAATCACAGGAGGTAGGCGGATGA
- a CDS encoding flagellar basal body P-ring protein FlgI: MLSRVTILARMLTNQSFKIASSIKGAAKAVTITTGALLICLTTTSANAESRIKDLVSFEGVRENQLVGYGLVVGLNGTGDTLRNSPFTEQSIIAMLERMGVNTRGTNMKSVNTAAVMVTANLSAFSRVGSRVDVSISSIGDAQDLRGGTLVVTPLFGADGNVYAVAQGSLQISGFTAGGAAETVTQGVPTAGRIPNGALIERELNYSLNDNSSLNLSLRSPDFTTARRISYAINQHIGSPVASPLDPATVEITVPDSYSGNMFSFITDIEQLNVDPDQRAKVVVDERSGIIVIGSEVKVSEVAIAQGNLTIRVTETPQVSQPGAFAEGGETQVVPRTEVEVDESEIGRKFAILESGVNLQDLVDGLNALGINPRDMIAILQALKVSGALHADIEVM, from the coding sequence ATGTTATCACGCGTTACCATATTAGCCAGAATGCTAACAAACCAATCATTTAAGATTGCATCCAGTATTAAAGGTGCGGCAAAGGCCGTTACAATCACAACAGGTGCATTATTAATATGCCTCACAACAACAAGTGCGAATGCAGAATCGCGCATCAAAGACCTTGTGTCATTTGAGGGCGTCAGAGAAAACCAACTTGTTGGTTATGGATTGGTTGTTGGCCTTAATGGCACAGGTGATACGTTAAGAAACTCGCCATTTACGGAACAAAGTATTATTGCCATGCTTGAACGAATGGGGGTTAACACCCGCGGCACAAACATGAAATCCGTTAATACAGCAGCCGTAATGGTCACAGCGAATTTAAGCGCATTTTCCCGCGTTGGATCCCGTGTCGATGTTAGTATTAGTTCAATTGGTGATGCACAGGATCTGCGCGGGGGAACTTTGGTCGTAACCCCCCTATTCGGTGCTGACGGTAATGTATATGCGGTTGCGCAAGGATCACTTCAAATTTCCGGTTTTACTGCCGGTGGTGCTGCAGAAACTGTTACACAGGGTGTACCAACAGCGGGTCGAATTCCAAATGGTGCCCTTATCGAACGTGAGCTTAACTATTCCTTGAATGATAACAGCAGCTTAAACCTATCTTTACGTAGTCCAGATTTCACAACAGCGCGCCGTATTTCATATGCTATTAATCAGCATATTGGCTCACCAGTGGCATCGCCGCTTGACCCAGCAACTGTGGAAATCACGGTTCCAGATAGTTATTCTGGCAATATGTTCTCTTTCATAACTGATATTGAACAGCTTAATGTTGATCCTGATCAACGGGCAAAAGTGGTGGTTGATGAACGGTCAGGCATTATTGTAATTGGCAGCGAAGTCAAGGTTAGTGAGGTTGCGATTGCCCAAGGAAACCTGACCATTCGGGTTACGGAAACACCACAGGTATCACAGCCTGGTGCCTTCGCAGAAGGTGGTGAAACACAGGTCGTACCAAGAACCGAGGTTGAAGTAGATGAAAGCGAAATAGGCAGAAAATTTGCCATTCTGGAATCTGGCGTTAATTTGCAAGACTTGGTGGACGGGCTAAATGCCCTTGGGATAAACCCGCGCGATATGATTGCTATTTTGCAAGCGCTTAAAGTTTCCGGTGCATTACACGCAGATATTGAGGTGATGTAA
- a CDS encoding flagellar assembly protein FliX, translating into MKIKGPGRVTTGRVEKTKGKSKADGVAFEKALGSTEEVQEAGSMSGTAPITSVNSLLSLQEMPSSTDGRAKTIERAEGLLDHLEAIRHGLLLGTIPRERLTRIVSALGKQREKNLDPALVQIINDIELRAKVELAKLEYQG; encoded by the coding sequence ATGAAGATTAAAGGCCCAGGCCGCGTTACAACAGGAAGAGTTGAAAAAACTAAAGGCAAGTCAAAAGCTGACGGTGTTGCGTTTGAAAAGGCGCTTGGTTCAACAGAAGAGGTCCAAGAAGCCGGCAGCATGAGTGGTACCGCCCCGATTACTTCTGTAAATAGTTTGCTGTCATTACAGGAAATGCCATCATCTACAGATGGCAGAGCCAAAACAATCGAGCGGGCAGAGGGACTTCTGGATCATCTTGAAGCCATTCGTCACGGATTGCTTTTGGGAACCATTCCGCGCGAACGGCTGACACGTATCGTGAGTGCGCTTGGGAAACAGCGGGAAAAGAATCTTGACCCCGCGCTGGTTCAGATCATCAACGATATCGAACTGCGTGCAAAGGTCGAACTCGCGAAACTAGAGTATCAGGGCTAA
- the dksA gene encoding RNA polymerase-binding protein DksA, translating to MSVELPEGYEPSDKEEFMNDLQLEYFRLKLVEWKDSILSDSRETLNHLQEDSLKEPDIADRASAETDWSVELRTRDRQRKLIMKIDAALHRINEKEYGYCEVSGEPISLKRLQARPIATMTIESQEKHESYEKVHRDL from the coding sequence ATGTCAGTAGAATTACCAGAAGGATATGAACCTTCAGATAAAGAAGAGTTTATGAATGATCTTCAATTAGAATATTTCCGTCTTAAGTTAGTAGAGTGGAAAGATTCAATCCTAAGCGATTCTCGTGAAACGTTAAATCATTTACAAGAAGACAGCCTTAAAGAACCAGATATCGCGGATAGAGCATCTGCGGAAACGGACTGGTCTGTTGAACTTCGTACACGCGATCGTCAAAGAAAATTGATTATGAAAATTGACGCTGCCCTACATAGAATTAATGAAAAAGAATATGGTTATTGTGAAGTAAGCGGTGAGCCGATCAGCCTTAAAAGATTACAGGCGCGCCCAATTGCCACAATGACAATTGAATCTCAAGAAAAGCACGAAAGCTACGAAAAAGTGCATAGAGATCTCTAA
- a CDS encoding YybH family protein: protein MKKTILITLSFLLAVFAQTINATAADDAPPVIAEWQKFWNTYDLDQMNELFINSDSLTYFSSEKEGLIRGYEEMIEHHKGFGFVPGGKQSEAKLWLENIETDYIGDIAVVAAIWKFDVFRDGKQVLMRGPVSFICSKDSNGKFKLHHVNFSNY, encoded by the coding sequence ATGAAAAAAACAATTTTAATTACGCTTTCATTTCTGCTTGCAGTTTTTGCACAAACTATCAATGCGACTGCAGCGGATGATGCGCCGCCAGTGATCGCAGAATGGCAGAAATTCTGGAACACATACGATCTTGATCAAATGAATGAATTATTTATCAATAGTGATAGTCTGACCTATTTTTCATCAGAAAAAGAAGGTTTGATCAGGGGCTATGAAGAAATGATCGAACACCATAAAGGGTTCGGCTTTGTGCCTGGCGGTAAACAATCGGAGGCAAAATTATGGCTCGAAAACATCGAAACAGATTACATCGGTGATATTGCCGTGGTTGCGGCGATCTGGAAATTTGATGTTTTTCGTGATGGCAAACAAGTGTTAATGCGCGGTCCTGTTAGCTTTATTTGTTCGAAAGACAGTAACGGTAAATTCAAATTGCACCATGTGAATTTTTCGAACTATTGA
- a CDS encoding flagellar hook-basal body protein, whose amino-acid sequence MHHVSQEQSKWTEGPLEMDTQILVSLSHQVAMRRQMDIIANNIANMNTTGYKRESIMFSEYLSQVDGSLPKDFREVSFVQEKGIARQMTNGELSATGNQLDIALEGPGMFKVRKMDGTIAFTRNGHFAISENNELVTPQGHVILDDGDAPIEIPITSNGFKVAEDGTVSADEVGEIAKIAVVEFENYGAMRKIGDNLYTSEELGTPAEGYLVTQGMLETSNVSPVLEVSNMIELSRSYASTSRTMEKLQETQSSAINKITKFA is encoded by the coding sequence ATGCATCATGTGAGTCAGGAACAATCGAAATGGACAGAAGGACCGTTAGAGATGGACACACAAATTCTAGTTAGCTTATCACATCAGGTGGCAATGCGCCGTCAGATGGATATTATTGCAAATAACATAGCGAACATGAACACCACGGGTTACAAACGTGAATCAATCATGTTCAGCGAATATCTTTCCCAAGTTGACGGGTCACTTCCGAAAGACTTCAGGGAAGTATCATTCGTTCAGGAAAAAGGCATCGCCCGTCAAATGACAAACGGCGAACTTTCCGCAACCGGCAACCAGCTTGACATTGCGCTTGAAGGTCCGGGCATGTTTAAAGTTCGTAAAATGGATGGCACGATTGCATTTACCCGCAATGGTCATTTTGCAATTTCTGAAAATAACGAACTTGTTACTCCACAAGGGCATGTCATTCTTGATGATGGCGACGCCCCTATCGAAATTCCTATCACTTCTAATGGCTTCAAGGTTGCCGAAGACGGCACAGTTTCTGCTGACGAGGTCGGCGAAATTGCAAAAATTGCAGTCGTTGAATTTGAAAATTATGGCGCTATGAGAAAGATTGGCGACAATCTTTATACCTCTGAAGAACTCGGCACACCTGCCGAAGGCTATCTGGTTACCCAAGGTATGCTTGAAACATCAAATGTTTCACCAGTGCTCGAAGTTAGTAATATGATTGAACTTAGTCGTTCTTATGCAAGTACATCCAGAACTATGGAAAAACTTCAAGAAACTCAATCATCCGCCATTAACAAGATTACGAAATTTGCCTAA
- a CDS encoding flagellar basal body-associated FliL family protein, translating into MSDEENADLEGGLEDGLEQKKFSGKKMIMIIVPVLLLLIGGGAAYMFMGGDEPEQLLDENGNPIVAEAEAEEEEALELLFYDIEPMLVNLTSAGGKSAYLKLSVTLEVDKQSSVEELELNLPRIVDNFQVYLRELRLEDINGSAGMFRLKEELLIRVNETIYPTRVNDVLFKEMLING; encoded by the coding sequence ATGAGTGATGAAGAAAACGCTGATTTAGAAGGTGGCCTTGAAGACGGCCTAGAACAGAAAAAGTTCAGCGGCAAAAAAATGATCATGATCATTGTGCCAGTGTTGCTGTTGCTCATCGGTGGTGGTGCGGCTTACATGTTTATGGGCGGTGATGAACCAGAACAATTGCTTGATGAAAATGGCAATCCGATTGTTGCTGAGGCAGAGGCCGAAGAAGAAGAGGCGCTTGAGCTGTTATTCTATGATATCGAACCGATGCTTGTGAATTTGACATCGGCTGGCGGCAAGTCAGCATATTTAAAATTATCTGTGACACTCGAAGTGGATAAACAAAGCTCCGTTGAGGAGCTTGAATTAAATCTGCCGCGAATTGTTGATAATTTTCAAGTTTACTTAAGAGAATTAAGATTGGAAGACATCAACGGTTCAGCCGGTATGTTCCGCCTTAAAGAAGAATTGTTGATACGCGTGAATGAAACCATTTACCCGACAAGGGTGAATGATGTGCTTTTTAAAGAAATGTTGATTAACGGTTAA
- the fliM gene encoding flagellar motor switch protein FliM codes for MSDEDEEIDDDAVAAEWAAMAEADEEGDGEGDDDMASAMGIDRVLDQTEIDSLLGFDGDDDGEGTKTGVQALINSGLVAYERLPMLDIIFDRYVRMMSTSLRNFTSDNFEVSIDSMTSIRFGDYLNSIPLPAMLAVFEAREWENHGLITIDSNMIYSVVDALLGGRRGNAPMRIEGRPYTTIEHTLVGEMLNVMLKDLCGAFEPLSPVTFELDRMETNPRFATIAQSSNAALLIKMRADMADRGGKMELALPYATIEPIRELLLQRYMGEKFGRDSIWETHLANEIMMTDVDLDAVLDEQKMTLGEVMGFEVGQTLMLNVGQDADVDIRCSGVPMLKGKTGMMGRHKAVRVERIVGMNERQS; via the coding sequence ATGTCAGACGAAGACGAAGAAATTGATGATGATGCAGTTGCCGCCGAATGGGCTGCGATGGCAGAAGCTGATGAAGAGGGAGATGGCGAAGGCGATGACGATATGGCCTCGGCCATGGGGATCGACCGTGTTCTTGACCAAACAGAAATTGACAGTCTTCTCGGATTTGATGGCGATGATGACGGCGAAGGGACCAAAACCGGTGTTCAGGCGCTGATCAACAGTGGTCTTGTTGCTTATGAACGCCTGCCGATGCTTGATATTATTTTTGACCGTTATGTCAGAATGATGTCAACGTCACTTCGTAATTTTACTTCTGATAACTTTGAAGTGTCGATTGATAGTATGACATCAATTCGTTTCGGGGATTATCTAAACTCAATCCCGCTTCCTGCGATGCTTGCTGTGTTTGAGGCACGAGAATGGGAAAATCACGGTCTTATTACCATTGACAGTAATATGATTTATTCCGTGGTGGATGCACTTCTTGGTGGTCGTCGCGGTAACGCGCCGATGCGTATTGAGGGGCGTCCTTATACTACCATCGAACATACTCTCGTTGGTGAAATGCTTAATGTAATGCTTAAGGATTTATGTGGTGCGTTTGAGCCATTAAGCCCGGTGACGTTTGAACTGGATAGAATGGAAACCAACCCGCGCTTTGCAACCATTGCCCAGTCCAGTAATGCCGCATTGCTTATTAAAATGCGTGCCGATATGGCGGATCGCGGCGGAAAAATGGAACTGGCGTTGCCATATGCGACGATCGAGCCGATCCGTGAATTATTGCTTCAACGCTATATGGGCGAAAAATTCGGCCGCGACAGTATTTGGGAAACCCATTTGGCCAACGAAATAATGATGACAGATGTGGATCTTGATGCGGTTCTTGATGAACAGAAAATGACACTCGGCGAAGTGATGGGCTTTGAAGTTGGTCAGACATTAATGTTGAATGTTGGTCAGGATGCTGATGTAGATATTCGTTGTTCCGGTGTTCCGATGCTTAAAGGAAAAACGGGCATGATGGGCCGTCATAAGGCCGTACGTGTTGAGCGTATTGTAGGAATGAATGAAAGGCAGTCATGA
- a CDS encoding DUF6468 domain-containing protein, giving the protein MTFTAENLINIVILIMLAVMIGYCVVLNKRLKAFRTIKQEMADMINQLNTSTANAQRSIAEFKNLVLTEEKKLADKLKEAADMADELDLINKTGSNLADRIEKGLTSGKTEALKESFSFFDEDENVTEEAAGQDENATDETSELRESLRNVR; this is encoded by the coding sequence ATGACATTTACTGCAGAAAACCTAATTAACATCGTAATTTTGATCATGCTCGCCGTGATGATAGGCTACTGTGTTGTATTAAATAAGCGATTAAAGGCATTTCGGACGATCAAGCAGGAAATGGCTGATATGATTAATCAGCTAAATACGTCGACAGCAAATGCACAACGTTCAATCGCAGAATTTAAAAATTTGGTATTAACTGAAGAAAAAAAACTGGCAGACAAATTAAAAGAAGCTGCTGATATGGCCGATGAACTTGATTTGATCAACAAAACCGGATCAAATTTGGCCGATAGAATTGAAAAAGGGCTAACCTCTGGCAAGACGGAAGCACTAAAAGAAAGTTTTTCATTTTTTGATGAAGATGAGAACGTGACGGAAGAGGCCGCCGGACAAGATGAAAACGCGACGGATGAAACATCTGAATTACGCGAAAGTTTAAGGAATGTACGATGA
- a CDS encoding MotE family protein yields the protein MKSKLQVFPMMIIAVVAVFGFKSYDFAMGLGNEQETPEELAVEMSNVATAAGQEAEEGEVVDDGIAPEDIPPVSYNANGMPYTGQEIEMLQRLAERREELDQRERDMEVREKLLIATENNIDDKIERLKNIEAQIRTLVEQHDAQEQAQIQSLVQTYTAMKPKDAANIFNTLDMEILIAIIEQMNPKKVADVLAKMNTASANQITVELATRKKLPNIEG from the coding sequence ATGAAATCGAAGTTACAAGTATTTCCAATGATGATTATTGCTGTTGTGGCTGTCTTTGGATTTAAGTCATACGATTTTGCGATGGGTCTTGGTAATGAACAAGAAACCCCCGAAGAACTTGCTGTTGAAATGAGCAATGTTGCCACCGCAGCCGGTCAAGAAGCAGAAGAGGGTGAAGTCGTCGATGACGGTATCGCGCCAGAAGATATTCCGCCGGTTAGTTATAATGCCAATGGTATGCCATATACAGGGCAAGAGATTGAAATGCTTCAACGACTTGCAGAACGTCGTGAAGAATTGGATCAACGTGAACGTGATATGGAAGTTCGTGAGAAACTATTGATTGCGACTGAAAATAATATCGATGATAAAATCGAGAGATTGAAAAATATCGAAGCACAAATCCGTACATTGGTTGAACAGCATGATGCACAAGAACAAGCGCAAATTCAAAGCCTTGTTCAAACATATACTGCGATGAAACCAAAGGATGCAGCCAATATTTTCAATACCTTGGATATGGAAATTCTTATTGCAATTATTGAACAAATGAATCCTAAAAAAGTCGCGGATGTGCTTGCGAAAATGAATACGGCGTCTGCAAATCAGATCACTGTTGAGCTGGCTACAAGGAAGAAACTTCCAAATATCGAAGGTTAA
- a CDS encoding protein phosphatase CheZ encodes MQDTTASIEDRIENVKEKFDNQIPVEDVSKVVSEVMGSIDGETPMDDLHVKDELKGLLNYIQQAKDEISALRPKEYGTNRIPEASNELDAIVSHTEKAAETVMDSADELGELAEKCDEEVSARLMDISTVLFEASGFQDITGQRINKVVTTLAHLEEKLSALAEAIGDADVDEKEEVADEDIFDKVDEMANEEFLNGPQLEGEAQDQAAIDALFDDF; translated from the coding sequence ATGCAGGATACTACGGCGTCAATCGAGGACCGCATTGAAAACGTCAAAGAAAAATTCGATAACCAGATTCCGGTAGAAGATGTTTCCAAGGTTGTATCTGAAGTTATGGGGTCAATTGATGGTGAAACACCCATGGATGACTTGCATGTTAAGGATGAACTTAAGGGACTTTTGAATTATATCCAGCAGGCAAAAGATGAAATTTCTGCTCTTAGGCCAAAAGAATATGGAACAAACCGCATTCCGGAAGCTTCAAATGAACTTGATGCAATCGTAAGTCATACTGAAAAAGCGGCCGAAACGGTTATGGATTCTGCTGATGAATTGGGTGAGCTTGCAGAAAAATGTGACGAAGAAGTTTCTGCGCGTCTTATGGATATTTCAACTGTACTTTTTGAAGCATCGGGTTTTCAGGATATTACAGGGCAGCGCATTAACAAAGTTGTCACAACACTTGCGCATCTTGAAGAAAAGTTATCTGCACTTGCTGAAGCCATTGGCGACGCCGATGTTGATGAAAAAGAAGAGGTCGCAGACGAAGATATCTTTGATAAAGTCGATGAAATGGCAAACGAAGAATTCTTAAACGGCCCTCAATTAGAAGGTGAGGCCCAGGATCAAGCAGCCATTGATGCACTATTTGACGATTTCTAA
- a CDS encoding OmpA/MotB family protein, whose translation MEQEPMIEENKSNPNSWMIIFADLLALLLTFFVLMFSMSSVQVSEWQALVTSLSENLNPERAKIDDYDWNKIDEALILEETGMNLDYLKNVFEDKMSRNAILSRSTVTVLDDRLAISLPSDLIFELGQAELEPDARAAMIELGETLRTIDNEIMVVGHSDLSPISGRFYPTNWELSLVRAILISRLIKTGGYEGPIEAYGNGSSRFSELDESIPLDQRYNLARRVDVIVLQKKRN comes from the coding sequence ATGGAACAGGAACCGATGATTGAAGAAAATAAATCAAACCCGAACAGCTGGATGATAATCTTTGCTGATTTGTTGGCGTTGTTACTGACATTTTTTGTTTTGATGTTTTCCATGAGTTCTGTGCAGGTTTCGGAGTGGCAAGCACTTGTTACATCATTGAGTGAAAACCTGAACCCGGAACGTGCAAAAATTGATGATTATGATTGGAATAAAATCGACGAAGCTTTGATTTTAGAAGAAACAGGAATGAACCTGGATTACTTGAAAAATGTGTTCGAAGACAAAATGTCGCGTAATGCTATTCTTTCCAGAAGTACGGTAACGGTTCTTGATGACCGTCTTGCTATTTCATTGCCGTCTGATCTTATTTTTGAACTTGGACAAGCAGAGCTTGAACCTGATGCACGTGCTGCGATGATTGAACTTGGTGAAACGCTTAGAACCATTGATAATGAAATTATGGTTGTTGGACATTCTGACTTATCGCCGATCAGTGGCCGTTTTTATCCAACGAACTGGGAACTGTCATTAGTTCGAGCAATTTTAATTTCAAGGTTAATAAAAACCGGTGGTTATGAAGGACCGATCGAAGCTTATGGTAATGGATCATCAAGATTTTCAGAACTTGATGAATCAATCCCCCTTGATCAAAGATATAATTTGGCGCGTCGCGTTGATGTAATTGTTTTGCAGAAGAAGAGAAATTGA